The genomic segment TCAcctgacaaaaaaagaaaaaattcaaaAGGGAGACTTGAAGGACCACTAGGTCTTTTTCTGGCACCAGTTTTCTATACTTTTCTTTCTCTATGAGTGAGTTACTCAATTTAGTAAGTATCTGCCTCCTTTTAGaggtatatttaatatatttggcTTTTACAACACAAGAGAAGCCATACTGGGctgaaactaaaaagaaaaagaaaaaagaatatatatacacacaccttCACTAAATGTTtccaaaaatcaaaataaaaagggAACAAATTGTTTTGGGGAGGCTGACACCCGTTTTTAAAAGCTAAAACAAAAATCTCGTTCCAttgaaattacatttaaattgtCAATGAAAAGACATTCTTTCAGCTGCCAGTAGAAGGCGCTATGATCAAGGAgtattgattcttttttttttttttaattcacaaattttaaattaaagccagtgtgctggctagggaattttggAAGTggaacatcttaaagttgctaaagttgaaaAAGTATCTAAAGAATACTTTAgagatgtatatttaaaaagtcaaaagTCAACTACTGACATTGCGTCTCAAAGATAGATGGATTATCAATTCTTCTTATGTATCTTTCTTCACAGGAATATGTCCCCCAAATCATCGAGACTGTGACGAGCAACTGGGACAACAATCTGCAAATTGCTGGTTTGAAGCTGCTGAATGCACTGCACATACCAGATCACACACACACGTTATTGAGAACGCAGATTACAAACTTTATGGACATTCTGCTCACAGCAAACACTTCGACCAAGGTACACAACACACAGGCACTTTCTTCTCTTGCGATAAGCTCAGGAGTTTTAGACTGGCTAAGCTCGGAGCAGAGCAAAAATAGAGCTTTATGTCTATAAAGAGATGTAATAATATCCAGCATCTTTCCTCTAAATACATCATTAATTGCAGTCATTCAGATTCTGATTTACTCTAATACCCTGACTCAGTTTTGAATCTAATTTCTGAACCACATTCCAGCCCTATAAGCCACCTTATGTGGGTCATTAAGTATATTCGGTCCACACTAAATAACATTTTTTCCCTCATCTTTCAAAAATTGTTAGTATTCTTTGTACACCTTGGGAtatcccagtgatggctaaccttttacagacggagtgcccaaagcatgtgcatgcgcgcaaACGCGTACGTGcatgcccaaacccccaaaatgcatgtGAGGACCCTGCACATGCACCCCATCccatgcgcatgcatgtgtggccCATCTGCATATGCCCCTCTCCATGCATGCCTGCTCTCCAAGCATGGGCcctgcccccgtgcatgcacccccTGCATGTGTCCCACTCCTGCACATGCCCCTCTTCCAagtgccctgccccctgtgcacatgcacatggccCCCCAAATCTGCCCCACTACCCAGGCATGTGCACATGgcccctgcatgtgccctgcccctgcacatgcgtggcagagacctgaagaccagctggccggaggAAAGCGCATGCACAAGCatagcagagctgaactggggttacagcatgcatgcccacagagagggcactgtgtgcctcctgtggcacacatgtcataggttagCCACCATGGGGATATCCTATCCTTTGCTGTTGGCTTGCTCCCATTCATTGATGTTGCCATTTTGACTGAATGAAAATGATCATGTCCTAATATtagaaatagaacaaaaaagttgGACCCAGAGTATAATGTTGATCAGCCTTTATTCAGGCTTTTCCAGAGTACACCATTCTGTGCCCCAACTGCTGTTAGCTGTTCATGAGCACTAATACTCAGCCACCATTGGAGTGTGCTGTTGTAGGTGTAACTGTATGTGTGTTTTAACATCTGCCAAAATAAGAATCCTGGAGCCTGCTAAGCTCTCTCTGTGTTGGGTAAGTGGTGTCAGTTTGGTTACATCGACAACCTCAACATCAAAAATGCAGAGAATAATTATTAGAACTCATGCTGCCTGTCACTTCACTTATCAAACCAGCTTTGCGTAAGTGCTGCCAAGACTGGAAAGCTTTACATGGAATCCTTAACCAGTCTGATTCATGACTACAGTTTGCAACTGGTAAATCTGTCATAGATGCTCTGGAGGCCTGCACAATCAGCATCTATTGATAGAAGTGCTCTTCTCCTCATGCTTGTTCCCTCTAATATAGACAGGCAGGAGAGGCAGAGTAAAAACTGGAAGGGGGAAAAGCTGTTTTTCAGCAGAATAGATTTCTCCTTCTCCTgtgtttgatatttttttttacctgaGTGGTCTTGGACTAAAAATAAACTTTCATCTTTAATTTCTCCTTCCCCGACATGCAAATGAATAGAGGATATCAATCAATTTGCTGGCATAGGGAAGAGTTGATGCACTGAGCATTGCAGAGTGACTTTTCAGGAACTCAGTGTCTCTGGATGCCGGACTATTTTCCCTCAAGCCATCACTGAAAGGATATGAAGTCTGTCCTCtttatcagggacgtgcagtcactagaggcaacggaggtggagcctcaccagtctcctcaggaaaaagaaagaaatttaaatatattttttaataattaaaaccaagATAGTTGcaaccagattccaggtcacagtggcttggttctgcttagtgttaaccaaagcaggaggcgagagaactcggggcctcttttccataagatTTAagataaggaatttttcgccttctaaaagttaagaaagagttaaaaggcaaaaaagttcagatgcaaaagaggcactaattctcctgcctcctgatctggaagcagcgaatcatgtcttcttgagcacgcttacgttgggcgggttatttcagaGGGCGTGcgtcagaggagagaggagtgggggaaaaggaggaggctggctctttgctgcagacctgggcgcttggcggctcccgcgatgcaaagtgcccccccGCCGCcctggcctgcttctccaggctccgccgctggaagtcccggatcgcctctgggggaaggctgggtgagaagcggagcgaagcttctccgcggcctcccggcgctgcgcagaggctctcgcaggagtgcGTGCCAGCAGCTGGCGGCCCGGAGCGGCcctggctgcgagacaaggcagcgcttaaagcagccgctgccttgtctcgcagccgtGGCCGCTCCGGGCCGCTGGCCGCTGGCACAaactcctgcaagagcctctgcgcagcgccgggaggccgcggagaagcttcgctccgcttctcacccagccttcccccagaggcgatccgggacttccagtggcagagcctggagaagcaggccggggcagcgggcgggcggcagcatcggggcctgcggggcactttgcatcgcgggagccgccaagcgcctttgctgcagacccgggtgcttggctgctcccgcgatgcaaattccccgcTCCCCCGCTGAGGCCGACccctgccctgctgagctgcttcgcaaaaggatgcccagctgagcctcaccaggtataaacctcaccgcacgtcactgctcttTATGGTTATTTTGACTTATAATAGTTGGAtgactctagatcaggggtgtcaaactcgatttcattgaaggctgcatcaggtTGTGGGATCACCTTGGGGGTGGCCAGCCTGACGTCACTTGTGTGATGGCGCCTGTGgtagcccaagtgctctgccagtgaaaatgggctcccgaactccatttttggctataacagtctcctgcaaccctctgcagtgaaaatggagctcagaagctgCATGTGACCCTCCCaagcagtggtgtattaaccattaagcagactaagcatgtgcttagggcaccaggcccaaagggggcaccacaaagttgagaaagaaaaaaacaacaatgaagatttgtacagtatgtaaaaaggaggggggcaccaagatttgtcagtgcttagggcaccagtgagccttaatccgccactgctcccaggtttttgttttgctggcagagggactACAgaccggtccttcgctgtttccggggaggccctgcaggccagatctaagcacctgcaggccggatccagcccccgagccttgagtttgacacccgtgctctagatTGATGCAATAAAGCCCTTATGGGGAGATGACCAGGAACAGCAACAAATATTGCAGCAGTGCTTCTTTATTTGCTAGAGAGCTTTAGTTGTAAAGGAAGCTAAACTGGTCTTGTTTCTACACGGCAGTTTCTAAAATGGATCTTATTGCCTGTTTGATCAGATACAAGTTCTCAAATTTCTTGGCTCACTCATGGAGAAGGAAGACTTGCTATATGACATCATGAATTGCCAGGTAAGAAGTCTATGTTGGGGTGGGAGGAAGCAGTAGGACATAGCAGGAATTGCCAGGATCATGAAGAGATGATCTGTTTTGGGTTTTACTTcttcataatcttttttttatttagaatatggctttgttacattagccaggagactacagTATTAATGCAGAATAGTAGTTTGGCTGCCTGCTTACTAGCTCTATTAGGTTCACGCTTGTGCAGTTCCCAAGGTGCACCAAAGACATATGGCTCTTCCTGCACCTAAGACCCCCTTCCTCCACCAGAGCCACCTCGTAAATagacattgcaactgggaaggtCCAGAGCCAGCAGGAATTTGACTGCCTGCATCAAGCATCAGCTTATCTCCCACTGAAGTGGCACCTATTTATGTACTCACatagaacatgctttcaaactgcaaggTGGGTAGAAGTTGAGGCAAGGAATGGGAGTTTACCCTGCTATGCAGTGCTAGGACTTGAACCACTGGAGCAGAGACCATCCCCCAGCATccttgagccactgagccacagcatctCTTGCTTCTTCTTAGGATCCGAGTACATAGCAGCAACTTATGAAAGCTTGACTTCCTAGATTCTAGGATAGTTTAAAGCCTTGTTTGATCACTGAAATCAGCCAGAACGCCTTCTGATCGGTGGCAAATCAAAATAGTTGCCAAATAAAAGTCAGATGATAAGCAGAAGAAATAAGAATGTCAATTTGTCACACCACATAGTTAAGCACTGCTAATCTGTTTTCCTAGTCTCTTGAGCCTGGTCAATGTTGTCCTTGGGGTGTGGTAATGCCTAGGAATACTTCTAGAACCAACCTTGCATAACTCATAGTTTCAACCTTTCCATATTTTGGGGTGTGTGATGGATTAGGCATCGGGTTCAAGACTTGCATCAGTTGCTTTAGCCCAGTTTTATTGCATTTGGTCAGTCACAAACAGCGTTGGTTAAAATCACGGGCAACTGATCTAAACACGCAGTTAATAAGATTGAGATTTTAGTGAGCAGATTCAAACGCCAATATAAAGCTATGTTTTTAGAGACCTAGATATTGCTTATGGAGAACATCCAGATCCTGCAGAATCTGTCTCAGCTGTTCTTCAAATCTGAATCTGACTCTCGACATTCTCTGGGTTTTAATGCAGGAAGATAGGCACAGTCGAGCACTTAGCTGTCATATTCTTGCCCCGGGCTTGATCCAGCCTTGTCCCTGTTACtcatcatcagtggtgggattcagccagttcgcacctatttgggagaaccggttcttaattttctaagcagttcggagaactggttgttggaagaaatctcattttgtttccccCTTCCTCACTTTACCGAGcaaatcctgtaaagaaggcaggaaggaaacagtctggtgttgttcctagcctaatctttattaccctgcttacagaaactgcctctccagttaacccttgttacattgtaacagttaaggcgaagcacccattgacctgagtgatgttgagttgaccacgcccacccagtcacatgactactgatccccgcctacccagctggtcatcagggcagagaaccagtaattaaattatttgaatcccaccactgctcatcaTGAATATGCAAGCACCTTCTAGCCCCAAACCAGAAATAgctctttttcttcaactttctCTGAGATAATGTAGAGTAGAGCAATACAAAGATAACCTTGACAAAGAGTTGTTAGGAGAGCCATTAAGAGAAAGTAACTGACAACACAGCCCTGGGAAAGGAAAAAGCAGGAGGGGGAATTCAAAACAACGCTATGTTGATTATGTTTGGTTTAATGATGAGCGGAGGAAAGCTCTGGCAGGCTTTCGAGTTAATGTTATTATACCATACAACAGTTCAGTTGTATTCTTGAAATCCTTGTCATGTGGTATCCTGATCTGGTCTACATCAAAGGATGGAGAGATTATGCATGATGACACTTCACAGTGGAGAAGCTGCCCATCCACTTCTCTTGGATAACAGGCTGAACTAGTATGCAGAGAACTTGGTCACAGTCTTCTTTCGTTTAATGACATTCAGGGCACTTTTAATTCAATTATGAAGTTAAAATTATATACAGCCCCAATTTATACAAGTTGATACCTtattttccctcccttttttgtaATAACATGCTGTGTCTAGCTTGAGAATGCGGGAGTTAGTGTTAGTGGgttagtattattttttattccttgagctgaggaggagagaggaaagaatgaGGAGGAAGGCTCTGAACTGAAGTATTATGAATGAAGTgtttttcatctcttcctccaAGGCACCCGCTGACTTCCTGAACCTCTTCCAGTCATCTCAACCTGGGAATCTGCTTTATGAGATGTTAGTATTTTTGGAACGACTTAGTGAAGGGCGCCAGTCTCCACAGTACCAGTCAATGCAGTGGGACTATAACAAAAACTCCCTCCATGAAATCATCTTTGGTGACAATTCCCGTCTTTCTGAGCGCTTGCTGGCTCTCATTGTTCATCTTGAAGAAGATGTGCAGACTCAGGCTTGCAAAGTGATCCTCAGCCTGAAGATTAACAAGGAAGAAAGCAGGATCAGTAATGGGCATAGTCTGGGGTCTGAGATTAGTGCTTACCCTCTTGAATCCACCAGAAAAAGCCAGATTGCCAATGGCTCCCTTTTTAACCTGTCTTCAATCCAAACCACTGAGTCTTCCTCTAATGCTCCTCAGAGTGAAAAAGGTGGCAGCTTTTACCCTCCCTCGAGCACCAATGGGACTAGTGGCagctttcaccttccccaggacACCAATGAGACTAGTGGCAGCTTTCACCTTCCTCAGGAGTCTGAGATTAGTGCTTACCCTCTTGAATCCACCATAAAAAGCCAGATTGCCAATGCCTCCCTTTTTAACCTGTCTTCAGTCCCAACCACTGAGTCTTCCTCTAATGCTCCTCAGAGTGAAAAAGATGGCAGCTTTTACCCTCCCTCGAGCACCAATGGGACTAGTGGCAGCTTTCACCCTCTCTTGGGCACTAATGAGACTAGTGGCAGCTTTCACCCTCTCTTGGGCACTAATGAGACTAGTGGCAGCTTTCACCCTCTCTTGGGCACTAATGAGACTAGTGGCAGCTTTCACCCTCTCTTGGGCACCAATGAGACTAGTGGCAGCTTTCACCCTCTCTTGGGCACCAATGAGACTGGCCATAGCTTTTATCCCCTTGAGAGAGCCGATCATAGCTTTCAGCCCCTTCCAAATATCTCTGTGGAGGGCAGTGAGCCTGTCCTGGAGGAACCCATGGATAGTTTTCACACTCCCCCAATTGAAAGTGACAACAACATTTGAAGGGGGAAGTTGTACATAGGAAAAAAGAGACTAATAAAATGGGTTGGCAAACAGAGGAAAATGCCTTTCTGTCTctctacaaaaagaaaaaaaaatgacaaaagagATTGATATTCCTGCCTCTCCCAGGCCTGTGTGCTTTCTGCAGTGCAAAAACTCTGAACTTGCACCCTTCTTAACACTTCTCTCCAGTCTAGCTGGAGATTCCACCACAAGTAATAACCATATCCTGCCTATCATGGATTGTAGCATTGTAAACAGCCTTTCAACGATTTCACTCCAAAGCTACATTCGTGTATTACAACTTGCTAACGTTGGTTTGGCttagcacagtgatggcaaaccttctccaggccaagtgcccaaagtatGGGTGTGCGTGTGGGTGAGCGTGTACGAATGCGCGTGTGTGCGGCTGAACCCCCAAAGTGCAATGTGCACACCCATGCACGGTCCCCGCCCCAACGCATACACCTGCAACCCCGTACATGTGCGTGAACCCCTCGCACATGcctcatgcatgtgcatgtgacaccCCCTGCGCATCCTGCCCCCCGCATACGCAGCCAAGACCGAAGGCCAACTGGCCCGCAagaggtgcatgtgcatgcgtgtcagagctgaactggggcgatggctcgcatgccatcagagaggcactgcataccacctctggcacgcatgccatacgTTTGCCATCGTGGGCATATCATAGCAAAGTTAATTGGGCAAATGCCCTCCCCTTTCAAACTGTTTAAAATTGCTTAAAAATTAAACTATTGGCAACCttttggaacacacacacacacacacacacaatgttatCCAACTCGCACAAatctttctttcaaataaaatcTGACTAAATTTCCCAGGTCTTCTCTCATATGTATTTTCACAGCCTAATCTAGGAATTCAGTAGCTGCCGAACCTGTTTACGAAGCAGTACGTTTTCACCAGGGATGCAAGGCAGTAATTGTGTCTGAGTCAGTCCAAGAGATAAAACTCCACAAATCACATTCCCAAAGATAATTGGTTCCAGCTGTAAATGTTCTCAGGAATTCAGACAAAACAAGCAACCCATTGCTTCAGTGGATGACCTTCCGAAGTCTAAGTGGACTTTGACAACCAGGTTTCCGTTATTCTCTAGCCAGGGACAGTTGAAGCTGATTTTCCCTGGTGTATGTTTTCAGACTTCCAAAGCTTCAGCCTTCCTTGGATGCCCT from the Thamnophis elegans isolate rThaEle1 chromosome 5, rThaEle1.pri, whole genome shotgun sequence genome contains:
- the LOC116509713 gene encoding uncharacterized protein LOC116509713 isoform X3; the protein is MASVDHNDATGWHNFANEYVPQIIETVTSNWDNNLQIAGLKLLNALHIPDHTHTLLRTQITNFMDILLTANTSTKIQVLKFLGSLMEKEDLLYDIMNCQAPADFLNLFQSSQPGNLLYEMLVFLERLSEGRQSPQYQSMQWDYNKNSLHEIIFGDNSRLSERLLALIVHLEEDVQTQACKVILSLKINKEESRISNGHSLGSEISAYPLESTRKSQIANGSLFNLSSIQTTESSSNAPQSEKGGSFYPPSSTNGTSGSFHLPQDTNETSGSFHLPQESEISAYPLESTIKSQIANASLFNLSSVPTTESSSNAPQSEKDGSFYPPSSTNGTSGSFHPLLGTNETSGSFHPLLGTNETSGSFHPLLGTNETSGSFHPLLGTNETSGSFHPLLGTNETGHSFYPLERADHSFQPLPNISVEGSEPVLEEPMDSFHTPPIESDNNI
- the LOC116509713 gene encoding uncharacterized protein LOC116509713 isoform X2, with translation MRKVESYAAAQASRCTNDDIKLVVSFLDDRDKETKTETLNVLKAFSTIWKFQIKIQEYVPQIIETVTSNWDNNLQIAGLKLLNALHIPDHTHTLLRTQITNFMDILLTANTSTKIQVLKFLGSLMEKEDLLYDIMNCQAPADFLNLFQSSQPGNLLYEMLVFLERLSEGRQSPQYQSMQWDYNKNSLHEIIFGDNSRLSERLLALIVHLEEDVQTQACKVILSLKINKEESRISNGHSLGSEISAYPLESTRKSQIANGSLFNLSSIQTTESSSNAPQSEKGGSFYPPSSTNGTSGSFHLPQDTNETSGSFHLPQESEISAYPLESTIKSQIANASLFNLSSVPTTESSSNAPQSEKDGSFYPPSSTNGTSGSFHPLLGTNETSGSFHPLLGTNETSGSFHPLLGTNETSGSFHPLLGTNETSGSFHPLLGTNETGHSFYPLERADHSFQPLPNISVEGSEPVLEEPMDSFHTPPIESDNNI
- the LOC116509713 gene encoding uncharacterized protein LOC116509713 isoform X1, which codes for MSLSPNLDDDTKRRTLRDIAQCISLKESEASRCTNDDIKLVVSFLDDRDKETKTETLNVLKAFSTIWKFQIKIQEYVPQIIETVTSNWDNNLQIAGLKLLNALHIPDHTHTLLRTQITNFMDILLTANTSTKIQVLKFLGSLMEKEDLLYDIMNCQAPADFLNLFQSSQPGNLLYEMLVFLERLSEGRQSPQYQSMQWDYNKNSLHEIIFGDNSRLSERLLALIVHLEEDVQTQACKVILSLKINKEESRISNGHSLGSEISAYPLESTRKSQIANGSLFNLSSIQTTESSSNAPQSEKGGSFYPPSSTNGTSGSFHLPQDTNETSGSFHLPQESEISAYPLESTIKSQIANASLFNLSSVPTTESSSNAPQSEKDGSFYPPSSTNGTSGSFHPLLGTNETSGSFHPLLGTNETSGSFHPLLGTNETSGSFHPLLGTNETSGSFHPLLGTNETGHSFYPLERADHSFQPLPNISVEGSEPVLEEPMDSFHTPPIESDNNI
- the LOC116509713 gene encoding uncharacterized protein LOC116509713 isoform X4; amino-acid sequence: MEKEDLLYDIMNCQAPADFLNLFQSSQPGNLLYEMLVFLERLSEGRQSPQYQSMQWDYNKNSLHEIIFGDNSRLSERLLALIVHLEEDVQTQACKVILSLKINKEESRISNGHSLGSEISAYPLESTRKSQIANGSLFNLSSIQTTESSSNAPQSEKGGSFYPPSSTNGTSGSFHLPQDTNETSGSFHLPQESEISAYPLESTIKSQIANASLFNLSSVPTTESSSNAPQSEKDGSFYPPSSTNGTSGSFHPLLGTNETSGSFHPLLGTNETSGSFHPLLGTNETSGSFHPLLGTNETSGSFHPLLGTNETGHSFYPLERADHSFQPLPNISVEGSEPVLEEPMDSFHTPPIESDNNI